Sequence from the Aspergillus nidulans FGSC A4 chromosome III genome:
GGCTTTCTTCATTCATCGAGGTTCCTTCCTGTAAGCCGGTTCTCCCCGGCTTGGGAGAATTGTCTGCAATATATGTGCTCCTCCATTGTCTAACGTGATTTATGACCATCCTCGTCATGATTAACGCTCAAACTAATCTTGGCTTTAGCTACGAACAAGGCTGTGATATCCGATGTTGTTAACGCTGAGCTCATTGTGGGGTGGAAAGCAATGAAAATCAAATAACCAATCACAGCTCGATCCACAATAGTCACGTGATACTGCATGATTTTCATGACATAATTATGCGTATTTTATCCAATGGGTCAATCACGAGCTGTTCGGACGGGATTCACTGACCGCGACTATCAACCAAGACAGAAGCAACCAAGAGAGGACTGATTTGGCTCAGATATCTACAATATTGCGATGCCATCCACTGGATACTCTTAGTCAATTCGAGGCGCTACAAGCCCAGCCACAGAAGGCTCAGAATCTGCATTATCGATATGGAATGGCGTTCGTCCCCTGGCCCAATGCTCCCGCAAGTGGGCTTCCTGACGATCAACCGCGGTTACACCATTGCCCGTGAACGGAGTATTTATTGACGAGGCTACCACACAAATAAACCGGCCTCCTGTCCCATCGCAGAACACCTTAATTCCACAACAAAAAGTGACGCGGCCATGTTCATCACTTCAGCAGCGGCCTTTGTTTGGGCAAACCTAAATCCCACAAACTATATCGGTAGCGTTAGTTTCTGCCCTGAACGCGATATTCCAGATCTTGCGGGGAAGGTTGTGCTCGTTACGGGGGGTTAGTATCGCCAATAGATCCAGTCCACGTAAGAATTTGGTGTTAATAAGGGGCAGGAAATACTGGTCTCGGGAAAGAAACGATCCGGCAAATCATCAAGCACAATCCGGAGCAGGTCTTCTTGGCCGCGCGGTCCGAAGAAAAGGCGCAGAACGCAATAAGGGAGCTTGAGTCTACAGCCCCCAATATCAAAATCACCTGGCTTCCCCTCGACCTCGCCTCTACGAAATCAATTCACGATGCAGCAGAGACTTTCAGAGCACATGCCTCGCGCCTCGACATCCTGATCCTGAACGCAGGCGTCATGTCCCTTCCACCAGGCGAGACAGATCTCGGGCACGAGATCCAGCTAGGGACGAATCATACGGGGCACTTTTTGCTCACGAAATTGCTGTTACCGGTTCTACTCGAGACCGCGCAGAAGCCGGATTCTGACGTTCGCGTTATTTCCCTCTCTTCCATCGGCCATAACTTAGCTCCAGATTTTGAGACCATACTCCACCAAGATGAGTTGAAAAAGTGCAATACTAACGCGCGGTATGGAGCATCGAAGGCCGCAAATATCATCTTTGCTGCCGAACTGGCCCGTCGTTACCCCTCGCTTACAGCGGTCTCTGTGCACCCGGGCATTATCGTGACGGAGCTTTATGCCGCCACGAGCGCGAGCAACCCGATCGCTGCCTTAGCAGTCAAGCTTTTGGGATTGATCGCGACGAAAGTTGAGCAGGGTGCGTGGAATCAACTCTGGGCTGCGGTTGGTGCAAAGAAAGGAGAGCTGGTTAATGGGGCGTACTATACTCCAGTTGGCATCGTCAAGCAGAGGAACCGCTATGTCGTTGACCAGAAGATGGGGAGAAGGCTCTGGGAGTGGACGGAGACGGAACTGAAGAGGGGTGGGGTGAAGCTCTGACGTTTTTGTTTCTAGCGGTAGCATGGTGGATTTGTTCTTGGTCGTTCAATTTGGATATTTATTGGACGAGATATTCTGTAGAATGATAGTAGTCGTGACGTGAATGGCGACCCGGACTGTGGATGGGCCGGGCATTCGCCACGCAAAGTATAATACCACGAGTCCTCGAACACTCCATCCTTCCCCGCATTATTCCCACTCATGATCTCTTGAGCACGGTCGTCAGATAGAAATACAGTTAAGGATACTCCGACCTGCCACTCATGCCTGAAGGTGCGCTGATCTCGCAACCCGAATGCTGCTGAACCTATACCAACGGTAATAGACCACAAGGAAGGTTTCATAGAGCGCATGCTCCAGCCGCATCCCCATCACCAGCGTCGCCGCAGCAGcgttggagaaggagagataGAAAAGCCTGATCTTGCTATTGGACTGGAGCGTCAGAGCAGCACTGAGAGAAACGAGCAAGGCCAGAATCAAGCTGAAAGCGGCGGCCAGAACGTACTCCGTCCCCAGCGCAGGAACTCGCGGCTGCAGCGCCTCAAAGAGTTTATGCAtagcgaggaggagctggacgaCGCTGGGAAGACGTATGCGAAGTTGATGTAACCAGACTGGTCTTGTTGCTTGGTGGGCAGGTTTGAAACCTGCATGGATTCATCTGGATCCTGGCATTTTTGTCTTGATGCGATGCGTTTTCTTCCGCTACAGTTTGTATGACCAATTTCGGTCTATGCTGAGATGATATACAATATCTTACTCTGAGCTAAGGGAACTCTTGTAGCAGACAACTTATTAGCTCAAACTGGTGCTTTTAGAATACGTCAAACTATTGTGGTTAGTGTTGTCAATCAAACCCATCTATCACAATTATGGACCCTCGCTGTTTGGCCTTATAAGGTATATAGACTGACAGCGCAACATGATTTGGCCTTGGCCGCTGGCTGATTGTGTTGGGATTTAGGTTGAGGGACCACTTAACAAAAGATCAAGTTATGGGTGCAAATAATGAGATGTTTGGACCGTTCGGAGTCCGTCTTTACAGCtattctgggagaaagaagaaactcTGGAACAAAGTGACATGAAAAGaatatcaatatcagcattAACATCTCGCCAGGCGAGCTTAAGTTAGTTGCAGCGAAGCTAATTCTTATGCAAGTCAACAAGCAGATTTTTCTTCGACGTGGTCGCGCGAATGTCTTGTTCGGAACGTTCGAACAAGCGCGACTGAACTTTTACCAACCCCTAGTAGGCTCCGGAGTTGTCGCCGCGAGTCCCTCCTTCGgcgccgccgcagcatccAGCCTAAACTCGCTTGCTTCCGGAGCCGGCGTGATGGTTATCTCTGGCTTATCAAGCGCAACCATTGTAACAGGCGGGATATACCAGTCGTTATCGCAAACACTCCACCCTGGGTCAATATCTCTTACTTCCTCAGGAATCATCAGCCAAGGCATATAGTCGTCCCGAATCATGGTACAGGTATTGCCGTCCGGAATCGGGCATTGCTGGCCACCGCGGTACTGCGGCCATGGGATCAATGACTGAGTATAGTTTCCAATTTCATGTGGCATGAACTCAGCAAAATTGAAAGGATACGCGGTTCCTATAATTGGGTATTTCGCGTTCCGGTGGTTGCGCATCGACGTAAGAGTGGAGGGGTGCAGGGAAACGATGGTGTTGCTGTGGTCCACGCCGCATTGGCTTCCCGGATGAGCGCGGCGGTTGCTCCAAGCGTAGATAGACGTGAACGACAGGTAAACAGTGGGTGAGATGAAAGTCTCTCCGTTCACAATGGCGGTGCTGGGACCCGAGGCAGGGACGGTGGTTCCGTTCTGCAGACAGAGATCACCAGCTGCGGTAGTGACGGGCCAGTAGAAGAGAGTTGCTGTTCCAGGAAGAAAGTGGCAGTTGGAGCAAGGGTTTTCTTCTGGATACGTGCGAGCGGGTGTTGGACAGTCAAATGGTGGGATCGGACTGTTGGTGTCACCGGGTGTGGGCGTGACTACGGAATCCCGCCAGGAACTGGAAATGCTCGAGTATGTCTGCCAGATTGAAACACAGTCAGTCGTCTCCAGAGTGCAGTCTGGAGTGACCGACGGTTCACGGTAGAAGGTCTCAGTGTAAGTGTTAGTTATGTAACTACTGGCGCATGGACCAGTGCCGGG
This genomic interval carries:
- a CDS encoding uncharacterized protein (transcript_id=CADANIAT00006446), giving the protein MFITSAAAFVWANLNPTNYIGSVSFCPERDIPDLAGKVVLVTGGNTGLGKETIRQIIKHNPEQVFLAARSEEKAQNAIRELESTAPNIKITWLPLDLASTKSIHDAAETFRAHASRLDILILNAGVMSLPPGETDLGHEIQLGTNHTGHFLLTKLLLPVLLETAQKPDSDVRVISLSSIGHNLAPDFETILHQDELKKCNTNARYGASKAANIIFAAELARRYPSLTAVSVHPGIIVTELYAATSASNPIAALAVKLLGLIATKVEQGAWNQLWAAVGAKKGELVNGAYYTPVGIVKQRNRYVVDQKMGRRLWEWTETELKRDHKEGFIERMLQPHPHHQRRRSSVGEGEIEKPDLAIGLERQSSTERNEQGQNQAESGGQNVLRPQRRNSRLQRLKEFMHSEEELDDAGKTYAKLM
- a CDS encoding uncharacterized protein (transcript_id=CADANIAT00006447), giving the protein MLLLALWIGAAIAQDAITSDQWLITLNTSIFWPTSTDYFYGPTTGPSASAVTCNAAWVEYARRSTELRSLGPTATSPSLVSYMTSEGACRTSVSPEAWSNTHSGPLTTLCDGAPRALGPREIVTAYYPGTGPCASSYITNTYTETFYREPSVTPDCTLETTDCVSIWQTYSSISSSWRDSVVTPTPGDTNSPIPPFDCPTPARTYPEENPCSNCHFLPGTATLFYWPVTTAAGDLCLQNGTTVPASGPSTAIVNGETFISPTVYLSFTSIYAWSNRRAHPGSQCGVDHSNTIVSLHPSTLTSMRNHRNAKYPIIGTAYPFNFAEFMPHEIGNYTQSLIPWPQYRGGQQCPIPDGNTCTMIRDDYMPWLMIPEEVRDIDPGWSVCDNDWYIPPVTMVALDKPEITITPAPEASEFRLDAAAAPKEGLAATTPEPTRGW